The following DNA comes from Thermodesulfobacteriota bacterium.
GCGTTCAGGGGGATGGATGAGGAGAAGGTCCGGCGGATGCTGGAGAATAAGATAGTGGCGGAGAGGCTTAAGAGCCATGGGCTTAGCAAAGAAGAAGTAATGGCCAAGATGGATAGGATGAGCGATGAGCAGATACATCAGTTGGC
Coding sequences within:
- a CDS encoding PA2779 family protein, whose product is MKLVRNRLYRLSIIVIVLASFTPVSLISKSVEGAMVSSQMILSGGKAAFRGMDEEKVRRMLENKIVAERLKSHGLSKEEVMAKMDRMSDEQIHQLA